One window of the Peptacetobacter hiranonis genome contains the following:
- a CDS encoding VanW family protein: MSKKIKVALIALLVVVLGAVGFMFSKVKSNKIAENVIVNGINIGGMTKEEAKNKIKVFDTNEFTLKSEERSWKLNLDELNFEYDIDKTVENAYDVDRKGNIFSNMFDMAKSMLGHETNVRVAIKYDEDKAKEQLDKIRKEVDREKENAKINTDNDKITIVPEKNGVVLNEAETNKAIEKRLSANKFKAEAVVKLDEPKIKKSDLEGMDKALGTSVTTFKNNYNRTENIKIATNASSGVILKPGQEYSFNAIVGKRNKANGYKSAPVIVQGEMQEDLGGGVCQVSSTLYNAALKSGMEIVNVKNHTIPSSYVGMGRDATVTDSGIDFIFKNPYKHNVYIQNYVTGGSIVCQVFGSKADEQNIEIQTKTISVSQATPQKVEKSDLPAGKEEVDKASRNGYVVETYRIYKDKDGKQIKKEKIATSSYPKQNGVIFVGTAPVEEKPEEPQNPGENNSGNNGGGETQKPDGNAGNSGNNAGGDAQKPEAAPKEVKENNKN, from the coding sequence ATGTCGAAAAAAATAAAAGTAGCATTAATAGCCTTATTGGTTGTTGTTCTGGGAGCAGTAGGTTTTATGTTTTCAAAAGTAAAAAGTAATAAAATAGCTGAAAACGTAATTGTAAATGGGATAAATATTGGAGGAATGACAAAAGAAGAGGCAAAAAATAAAATAAAAGTATTTGATACTAATGAATTTACCTTAAAAAGTGAAGAAAGAAGTTGGAAGCTTAATTTAGATGAGCTAAACTTTGAATACGATATAGATAAGACAGTTGAAAATGCATATGATGTAGATAGAAAAGGAAATATATTCTCTAATATGTTTGATATGGCAAAATCTATGTTAGGTCATGAAACTAATGTGCGTGTAGCTATAAAATACGACGAAGATAAAGCAAAAGAGCAGCTTGATAAAATAAGAAAAGAAGTTGATAGAGAAAAAGAAAATGCAAAAATAAACACAGATAATGACAAGATAACTATAGTTCCAGAAAAGAATGGAGTAGTCCTTAATGAAGCTGAAACAAATAAGGCTATTGAAAAGCGGTTATCTGCCAATAAATTTAAAGCTGAGGCTGTTGTTAAGCTTGATGAACCTAAGATAAAGAAATCTGATCTTGAAGGTATGGACAAGGCACTTGGAACATCTGTAACTACATTTAAAAATAATTACAACAGAACTGAAAATATAAAAATAGCAACAAATGCATCAAGTGGAGTAATTCTAAAACCAGGACAGGAATATTCTTTTAACGCTATAGTTGGGAAAAGAAATAAAGCCAATGGATATAAGAGTGCACCTGTAATAGTTCAGGGAGAAATGCAGGAAGATTTAGGTGGTGGAGTATGTCAGGTATCATCTACTCTATATAATGCAGCGTTAAAATCAGGAATGGAAATTGTTAATGTAAAGAATCATACAATACCTTCTTCTTATGTTGGAATGGGAAGAGATGCTACTGTTACAGACAGTGGAATAGATTTTATATTTAAAAATCCATATAAACACAATGTATATATTCAGAACTATGTAACAGGTGGCTCAATAGTATGTCAGGTATTTGGAAGTAAGGCAGATGAGCAGAATATAGAAATACAGACTAAGACAATATCAGTTTCACAGGCTACACCTCAGAAGGTAGAAAAAAGTGATTTACCAGCTGGGAAAGAAGAAGTAGATAAAGCTAGTAGAAATGGATATGTTGTTGAAACATACAGAATATACAAAGATAAAGATGGAAAACAAATTAAAAAAGAAAAAATAGCAACATCAAGTTATCCAAAACAGAATGGAGTTATATTTGTAGGAACTGCTCCTGTAGAGGAAAAACCAGAAGAACCACAGAATCCTGGCGAAAATAACTCAGGAAATAATGGTGGAGGAGAAACTCAAAAACCAGATGGAAATGCAGGAAATTCAGGAAATAATGCGGGTGGAGATGCTCAAAAACCAGAAGCAGCTCCAAAAGAAGTTAAAGAAAATAATAAAAACTAA
- a CDS encoding pyridoxamine 5'-phosphate oxidase family protein codes for MFRDMRRVDRDKGSLAGIEILKNSDVSFLSTISVDNGYPYAVPMNHVFLDGNIYYHCSKKGHKIDNINENSKVCVSAVSDYEFVPDKFTVGYKSVVVFGNASIVEDEEEKRKVLKEVIKTYSTDYIEDGNEYIEKLFKITDIIKVVPEKISGKASKE; via the coding sequence ATGTTCAGAGATATGAGAAGAGTTGATAGAGATAAAGGAAGTTTAGCAGGGATAGAAATATTAAAAAATTCAGATGTGAGTTTTTTATCTACAATATCTGTAGATAATGGGTATCCGTATGCGGTTCCGATGAACCACGTATTCTTAGACGGAAATATATACTATCATTGTTCAAAAAAAGGACATAAAATCGACAACATAAATGAAAATAGCAAAGTTTGTGTAAGTGCAGTTTCAGATTACGAATTTGTACCGGATAAATTTACTGTTGGATACAAAAGTGTAGTAGTATTTGGAAATGCGTCTATAGTTGAAGATGAGGAAGAGAAAAGAAAGGTATTAAAAGAAGTAATAAAAACATATTCAACAGATTATATAGAAGATGGAAATGAATATATAGAAAAACTTTTCAAAATAACAGATATAATAAAAGTTGTACCAGAAAAAATATCAGGAAAAGCGTCTAAAGAATAG
- a CDS encoding tryptophan transporter, which translates to MKAIANTTANTTTKVNTRKMVLNSILLAIGLILHQITPALGLPMQPDFALLTMFIVVLINRNDYKSCLLAGIVTGVFTALTTKFPGGQLPNVIDKIISVNFAYLLVYIMYSIPFLRKMDMKKAGKIVSIFLFPLGTLVSGSIFLLAAQYIVGLPVGFSVLFISVVIPAVVINFVAGLVLYNVILRCIK; encoded by the coding sequence ATGAAAGCAATAGCAAATACAACAGCAAATACAACAACAAAAGTGAATACAAGAAAAATGGTTCTAAACTCAATACTTCTTGCAATAGGTCTTATACTTCATCAGATTACACCTGCTCTAGGACTTCCTATGCAGCCAGACTTCGCACTACTTACAATGTTTATAGTAGTTTTAATAAATAGAAATGATTATAAAAGCTGCTTATTAGCAGGAATAGTTACTGGTGTATTTACAGCACTTACAACTAAATTCCCTGGTGGACAGCTTCCTAATGTTATAGATAAAATAATATCTGTAAACTTTGCATACTTACTAGTTTACATAATGTATAGCATACCTTTCTTAAGAAAAATGGATATGAAAAAAGCAGGTAAAATAGTTTCTATATTCTTATTCCCGCTAGGTACACTTGTAAGTGGATCTATATTCTTACTTGCTGCTCAGTATATAGTTGGACTACCTGTAGGATTTAGCGTTCTTTTCATATCAGTTGTTATACCAGCAGTAGTTATTAACTTTGTTGCAGGTTTAGTACTTTACAATGTAATACTTCGTTGCATAAAATAA
- a CDS encoding ribonuclease H1 domain-containing protein, with amino-acid sequence MAKKKFYAVRKGYKTGVFLTWTECSKQISGFKGAEFKSFPTMEEAENFVNGIKKEIKVDENTIEAYVDGSYEHSIKKYGSGVVVLKNREVIHTESFGGNDEEYLSMRNVAGEIKASEYAMNYCIENNIPKLVIYFDYQGIEKWCTGEWKANKKGTIEYRDYYNSIKDRLDVSFVKVAAHTGDKYNEMADQLAKDGLNK; translated from the coding sequence TTGGCTAAAAAGAAATTTTACGCAGTTAGAAAAGGTTATAAAACTGGTGTGTTTTTAACTTGGACTGAATGTAGCAAACAGATAAGTGGATTTAAAGGGGCGGAGTTTAAAAGCTTTCCAACTATGGAAGAAGCGGAAAACTTTGTTAACGGAATAAAAAAAGAAATAAAAGTTGATGAAAATACAATAGAAGCATATGTCGATGGAAGCTATGAGCATTCAATTAAAAAATATGGCTCTGGTGTGGTTGTACTAAAAAATAGAGAAGTTATACATACAGAAAGCTTTGGTGGAAACGATGAAGAATATCTAAGTATGAGAAATGTAGCAGGGGAAATTAAAGCTTCTGAGTACGCTATGAACTACTGTATAGAAAATAATATTCCAAAGTTGGTAATATATTTTGATTATCAGGGAATAGAAAAGTGGTGTACAGGAGAATGGAAAGCTAACAAAAAAGGAACTATAGAGTATAGAGATTATTACAACTCTATAAAAGATAGATTAGATGTTAGTTTCGTAAAAGTAGCAGCTCATACCGGCGACAAATATAATGAGATGGCAGATCAACTTGCCAAAGACGGATTAAATAAGTAA
- a CDS encoding MATE family efflux transporter, with product MDSKLLSNENMSLKAKFLRYMIPSVVSMWVFSLYTMVDGIFVARGVGETALAAVNISMPFVNFIFALSLMFSTGASTIIAVYLGKKDIDSANKIFTMNTVVIIIFSLLIMGGVLLNLEKVATMLGATASTMDYVKHYLGIIVLFNGFFMVSYSLEVIIKTDGFPILATCGVIISAISNVVLDYLFIMVFHWGVMGAAIATGLSQVFSTVFFLVHFFRKNSTLNFSRFKFDFPEFKKIAFIGIPDSTTELSCGIVVMLFNLNIIKYIGEQGVVYYSIINYVNTLVLMTMMGIAQGMQPLVSYYFGAENSTNMKKLFKMSAIAGVIASAAFVVICHLIPDFIVGLFIDPTETAIFTEAIRVLQIYSYAFAFMGINVIVSAFFVSVERPGIAAVVSLGRGFFLILAALYLMIAILGGEGIWYSAILAEGTCMITAIVLYKTKIKAVYKDMKSPKVKKEKLNECY from the coding sequence ATGGATTCGAAATTGTTATCAAATGAAAACATGAGCTTAAAGGCAAAATTTTTAAGGTATATGATACCTTCAGTTGTATCTATGTGGGTGTTCTCGCTTTATACAATGGTCGATGGTATATTCGTTGCAAGAGGAGTAGGGGAAACAGCACTTGCAGCTGTGAATATCTCAATGCCTTTTGTAAACTTTATATTCGCATTATCACTGATGTTCTCAACAGGGGCATCTACAATAATAGCTGTATATCTTGGTAAAAAAGATATAGATTCAGCTAATAAAATATTTACTATGAATACAGTAGTAATAATAATATTCTCATTATTAATAATGGGCGGAGTTTTATTAAATTTAGAAAAAGTAGCTACAATGCTAGGTGCTACTGCTTCAACTATGGATTATGTAAAACACTATCTTGGAATAATAGTACTATTTAATGGATTTTTTATGGTATCTTATTCGCTTGAAGTAATTATAAAAACAGATGGATTCCCAATTTTAGCAACTTGTGGAGTTATAATATCAGCAATTAGTAATGTTGTACTTGATTACTTATTTATAATGGTATTCCATTGGGGTGTAATGGGTGCAGCAATTGCAACAGGTTTATCACAGGTATTTTCTACAGTGTTCTTCTTAGTTCACTTCTTTAGAAAAAATTCAACACTTAATTTCTCAAGATTTAAGTTTGATTTCCCAGAATTTAAGAAAATAGCATTTATAGGTATACCAGACTCAACAACAGAACTTAGTTGCGGTATAGTAGTAATGCTTTTCAACTTAAACATAATAAAATACATAGGTGAACAGGGTGTAGTTTATTACAGTATTATAAACTATGTAAACACATTGGTACTTATGACAATGATGGGTATAGCACAGGGTATGCAGCCATTAGTAAGTTATTACTTTGGAGCAGAGAACTCTACTAATATGAAGAAACTATTCAAAATGTCTGCTATAGCAGGTGTAATAGCATCGGCAGCATTTGTTGTAATATGTCACCTTATACCAGACTTTATAGTAGGATTATTCATAGATCCAACAGAAACAGCAATATTCACAGAAGCTATAAGAGTGCTTCAGATTTATTCTTACGCATTTGCATTTATGGGAATAAACGTAATAGTTTCAGCATTCTTCGTATCAGTTGAAAGACCAGGAATAGCAGCAGTAGTATCTCTTGGAAGAGGTTTCTTCTTAATATTAGCAGCATTATACTTAATGATAGCTATACTTGGTGGAGAAGGAATATGGTACTCTGCAATACTAGCAGAAGGAACTTGTATGATAACAGCAATAGTTCTATACAAGACAAAAATAAAGGCAGTTTACAAGGATATGAAATCACCTAAAGTAAAAAAAGAAAAATTAAATGAATGTTATTAA
- a CDS encoding MerR family transcriptional regulator, which produces MKDYYKIGEISKIYGFSKDSLMYYEDLGILKPDRDTNGYRMYSIQDLYRLNLIKELRTLGFSMKKIKEYLENRNLRTTEGILNEELILTETKIKELNSQRSNIINRLSAIAESKEITNFENIELKYIEKRKAIELNANITRDEEFDFCVQRLQNEYEGRFDILGNNNIGSFFSEEALKKGLNNVFKSVFCLIDDDEETYNITLEEGYYVTFTYKGDYIYNHEHLKKLEEYIKENNLEAVGGPLEIYKIDIHETGNPEEFVTEIQIPVKKI; this is translated from the coding sequence ATGAAGGATTACTATAAAATAGGAGAGATTTCGAAAATATACGGATTCAGCAAGGATTCTCTTATGTACTATGAGGATTTAGGGATTTTAAAACCAGACAGAGATACTAATGGATATAGGATGTATAGCATACAGGATTTATATCGTTTAAATCTCATAAAAGAGCTTAGAACACTTGGATTCTCTATGAAAAAGATAAAAGAATATCTTGAAAATAGAAATTTAAGAACTACAGAAGGAATTTTAAATGAGGAGCTTATTTTGACGGAAACTAAGATCAAAGAGTTAAACTCTCAGAGAAGTAATATCATAAATAGACTAAGTGCTATAGCTGAATCTAAAGAAATAACAAATTTTGAAAACATAGAATTAAAATATATAGAAAAGAGAAAAGCTATAGAATTAAATGCAAATATAACTAGAGATGAGGAGTTTGACTTCTGCGTGCAGAGGCTTCAAAACGAGTATGAGGGAAGATTTGATATTTTAGGAAATAATAATATAGGATCGTTTTTCTCAGAAGAAGCTTTAAAAAAAGGTTTAAATAATGTATTTAAATCAGTATTTTGTCTAATAGATGACGATGAAGAAACTTATAACATAACTCTTGAAGAAGGATACTATGTAACATTTACTTATAAAGGCGATTATATATACAATCACGAGCATTTAAAAAAACTAGAAGAATATATAAAAGAAAACAATTTAGAAGCAGTTGGTGGGCCTCTGGAAATATATAAAATTGATATACATGAAACGGGAAATCCAGAAGAATTTGTTACAGAAATACAAATTCCTGTTAAAAAAATATAG
- a CDS encoding Dph6-related ATP pyrophosphatase produces the protein MEKFVTSFSGGKDCTLAMYLIKERGFIPDSIIITVKETDSWTHGINLKIIEEYENVLGLKVYPVFCRMDNYEEEFENTLRRIKKERGVNICVFGDIDIEQHLNWNKTRCENADMKAIMPLEKINREEAVSKFIDSGFKAIIKKVNLNYLDKSFLGRELNKETIEDIKRYSEGKNIEIDLCGENGEYHTVVVDGPLFNKKINYNLGEIKEEYQTAIIEVNIV, from the coding sequence ATGGAAAAGTTTGTTACTTCATTTAGCGGGGGAAAAGACTGTACTTTAGCAATGTATTTAATAAAGGAAAGAGGATTTATTCCGGATTCAATAATTATAACAGTAAAGGAAACGGATTCTTGGACTCATGGGATAAATTTAAAAATTATAGAAGAATATGAAAATGTACTTGGATTAAAAGTATATCCGGTATTTTGTAGAATGGATAATTATGAGGAAGAATTTGAAAATACATTAAGAAGAATAAAAAAAGAAAGAGGAGTAAATATCTGTGTGTTTGGAGATATAGACATAGAGCAGCATTTAAATTGGAATAAGACAAGATGTGAAAATGCAGATATGAAAGCCATTATGCCATTAGAAAAAATAAATAGAGAAGAAGCTGTATCAAAATTTATAGATTCTGGATTTAAAGCGATTATAAAAAAAGTGAATTTAAATTATTTAGATAAGAGTTTTTTAGGAAGAGAATTAAATAAAGAAACTATTGAGGATATCAAAAGATATTCTGAGGGAAAAAATATAGAAATAGATTTATGTGGTGAAAATGGAGAATACCACACAGTCGTAGTCGATGGACCTTTATTTAATAAAAAAATAAATTATAATTTAGGAGAAATAAAAGAGGAATATCAAACTGCAATAATAGAAGTAAATATAGTTTAA
- a CDS encoding TIGR01212 family radical SAM protein (This family includes YhcC from E. coli K-12, an uncharacterized radical SAM protein.) → MEKFKYAFDKNKRYHTWNYYLRQTFGEKIFKVSLNAGFTCPNVDGTLGYGGCIYCSREGSGDFAGNPNDNLRKQFDEIKAMMLKKWPNAKYIGYFQAFTNTYAPLEVLKERYETVLGFEDVIGLSISTRPDCLPDDVVDYLAELNERTNLWVELGLQTIHDETSDIINRGHTYQDFLDGFKKLKDRNIKTVVHIINGLPGEDKEMMMQTAKAVADMGADGIKIHLLHIIKDTPLRDFLNNGKITPMEQEEYINLVCDQLEILPEEMVIHRLTGDGKRDELLAPLWSLKKWEVLNRIDDEMKRRGTFQGSKYVKPDYDIFKDCK, encoded by the coding sequence ATGGAAAAATTCAAATACGCTTTTGATAAAAATAAAAGATACCATACATGGAACTACTATTTAAGACAGACTTTTGGAGAAAAAATTTTTAAAGTTTCTCTAAATGCTGGATTTACTTGTCCTAATGTAGATGGGACTTTAGGATATGGTGGATGTATATACTGTAGTAGAGAGGGATCTGGAGATTTTGCAGGTAATCCAAACGATAATTTAAGAAAACAGTTTGATGAAATAAAAGCTATGATGCTAAAAAAATGGCCTAATGCAAAATATATAGGCTACTTCCAGGCATTTACAAATACTTATGCTCCGTTAGAAGTATTAAAAGAAAGATATGAAACTGTTTTAGGATTTGAAGATGTTATAGGTCTTTCAATATCTACTAGACCTGACTGTTTACCTGATGATGTTGTGGATTATCTAGCTGAATTAAACGAAAGAACTAATCTTTGGGTAGAACTTGGACTTCAGACTATACACGATGAAACATCTGACATAATAAACAGAGGACACACATATCAAGATTTCTTAGATGGTTTTAAAAAATTAAAAGATAGAAACATAAAAACTGTAGTACATATAATAAATGGACTTCCTGGCGAAGATAAAGAAATGATGATGCAGACAGCAAAAGCAGTTGCAGATATGGGTGCTGATGGTATAAAAATCCACCTTCTTCATATAATAAAAGATACTCCTCTACGGGATTTCTTAAATAACGGAAAGATAACTCCTATGGAACAAGAAGAGTATATAAATTTAGTTTGTGATCAGCTTGAAATTTTACCAGAAGAAATGGTTATCCACAGACTTACTGGAGATGGTAAAAGAGATGAACTTCTAGCACCTCTTTGGAGTCTAAAAAAATGGGAAGTTCTTAACCGGATTGACGATGAAATGAAAAGAAGAGGAACTTTTCAGGGAAGTAAATATGTAAAACCTGATTACGATATATTTAAAGATTGCAAATAA
- a CDS encoding ABC transporter ATP-binding protein has product MENTIIKLDNVVKRYGKKEALKGINLEIPKGKIVGLLGPNGSGKSTMIKLLNGLLQPDEGTIEIAGMKPSIETKKIVSYLPERTYLSEWMKMKDLLKFFSDFYEDFDLEKAEEMIEALNINVDEKIKDMSKGTKEKVQLILVMSRNADVYILDEPIGGVDPAARSFIMRTILQNFSEESTLIIATHLISEIENICDEIIFLSYGEIKLQGNVDEIREEKGKSIDALFREEFRC; this is encoded by the coding sequence ATGGAAAATACTATAATAAAATTAGATAACGTCGTTAAAAGATACGGCAAAAAAGAAGCATTAAAAGGTATAAACCTTGAAATTCCAAAAGGTAAGATAGTAGGGTTACTTGGACCAAATGGAAGTGGAAAGAGTACAATGATAAAGTTATTAAATGGACTACTACAGCCAGATGAAGGTACTATAGAAATAGCAGGTATGAAACCTTCTATAGAAACTAAGAAAATAGTATCTTACTTACCTGAAAGAACTTATTTAAGTGAATGGATGAAGATGAAAGACCTTTTAAAATTCTTCAGTGATTTTTATGAAGACTTCGACTTAGAAAAAGCTGAGGAAATGATAGAAGCATTAAATATAAATGTAGATGAAAAGATAAAAGATATGTCAAAAGGTACTAAGGAAAAGGTACAGTTAATATTAGTGATGTCTAGAAATGCTGATGTTTACATACTAGATGAACCAATAGGTGGTGTTGACCCTGCTGCAAGATCATTTATTATGAGAACAATACTTCAGAATTTCTCTGAAGAGAGTACACTTATAATAGCAACACATTTAATAAGTGAAATAGAAAATATATGTGATGAGATAATATTCTTATCATACGGAGAAATAAAACTACAGGGTAATGTAGATGAAATAAGAGAAGAAAAAGGTAAATCAATAGATGCCTTATTTAGGGAGGAATTTAGATGTTAG
- a CDS encoding GntR family transcriptional regulator: MSWEFDNSKPIYIQLVDTLKMKIVSGEFQPGSKMLTVRALAAEAEVNPNTMQRALSELEREELMYSQRTKGRFVTDDIDKINKMKKDMANERIDGLKEFLVQLGYSPDEIISLIAENVKGE, from the coding sequence ATGAGCTGGGAATTCGATAATAGCAAGCCTATCTATATTCAACTAGTTGACACTCTAAAGATGAAGATTGTATCCGGAGAGTTTCAACCTGGGTCAAAAATGCTAACAGTTAGAGCTTTAGCTGCAGAAGCTGAAGTAAATCCAAATACAATGCAGAGAGCATTATCTGAGTTAGAGAGGGAGGAGCTTATGTATAGTCAAAGAACAAAAGGCAGATTTGTAACTGATGATATAGATAAAATAAATAAAATGAAAAAAGATATGGCAAATGAAAGAATAGATGGTTTAAAGGAATTTCTTGTACAGCTAGGATATAGCCCGGATGAGATAATCTCTCTAATAGCCGAGAATGTGAAAGGAGAATAA
- a CDS encoding ABC transporter permease subunit/CPBP intramembrane protease, with product MRIKIIKEIFKKEILDIVRDRKSIFMMIVVPILLYPIIMVLLMGIMNSSINKMASETITLGLSSSPNTEFVEIVDNENSIREKEDKLGNIEIKTNIKDYKRELEKGEIDAYIDNSIKDNDYKVIINSASDESGIKADAIFDVMNKYKRKMSEREIEKHGLNSKQILEPIKYEKVDITNSAKKAGMLLGQVIPFILIIGVLFGSIYPAIDVMAGEKERGTLETLFSLPISNMELVIGKYMAVSASAILTSLLNIISMSCTLGYFMKAESIYNPSMMHINYSVLGGAVLITIVSVILFAQVVSALAMCVCSFAKTFKEAQNYITPLMLVIMVPAYISMIPNISLSRITATIPVVNISLLIKSVISLRANMKMVSLVLIVNLIFVLISLVLLSKIFNSEDILFGEKRNFKLIQSRSSIKEGSMPGISDGFMVYVLAFISLIYVSPILNMKLGIMGNTINQFIMAMIPVLVAIYIKADFKKLFSIKKIKLKDIIRAALTWFVGSLIMSIFVMILLKLFPDQMKVSEQLNEIIKSSGGLFTQIILFALVPAICEETLFRGFILSAFRDKKTFGQKNEKYIMFAIVGSGILFGIMHLDFIRIIPTSILGMVMAYNVYKSKSIFTSVGIHFFNNLLSVLSVNFGVQAMLLLT from the coding sequence ATGAGGATTAAGATAATAAAAGAGATTTTTAAAAAAGAAATTTTGGATATAGTAAGGGATAGAAAAAGTATATTTATGATGATTGTTGTGCCTATACTTTTATATCCAATAATAATGGTACTATTGATGGGGATAATGAACTCATCGATAAATAAAATGGCATCGGAAACTATAACACTAGGACTATCTTCATCTCCAAATACAGAATTTGTAGAAATTGTAGATAATGAAAATTCAATTAGAGAAAAAGAAGATAAACTAGGAAATATAGAAATAAAAACAAACATAAAAGATTATAAAAGAGAATTGGAAAAAGGTGAAATTGATGCCTATATAGACAATTCTATAAAGGATAATGACTACAAAGTCATAATAAATTCAGCATCAGATGAATCAGGAATAAAGGCAGATGCTATATTTGATGTAATGAATAAATATAAAAGAAAAATGTCTGAAAGAGAGATAGAAAAACATGGATTAAATTCTAAGCAGATACTAGAGCCTATAAAATATGAAAAAGTAGATATAACAAATAGTGCTAAAAAAGCGGGAATGTTATTAGGTCAGGTAATACCATTTATACTTATAATAGGTGTGCTATTTGGATCTATTTACCCTGCTATAGATGTAATGGCAGGTGAAAAAGAAAGAGGAACTCTTGAAACATTGTTCTCACTTCCAATATCTAATATGGAGCTTGTAATAGGAAAATATATGGCTGTGTCTGCAAGTGCTATCTTGACGTCTTTATTGAACATAATTTCTATGAGCTGCACGTTGGGATACTTTATGAAAGCTGAATCTATATACAACCCATCTATGATGCATATAAATTATTCTGTATTAGGTGGTGCTGTACTTATAACCATAGTCAGCGTTATTTTGTTTGCTCAGGTTGTATCAGCTCTTGCTATGTGTGTTTGTTCATTTGCTAAGACATTTAAAGAGGCGCAGAACTATATAACGCCACTTATGCTTGTAATAATGGTACCAGCATATATTTCAATGATACCAAATATTTCTCTTAGCAGAATAACTGCAACAATACCAGTTGTAAATATTTCACTTCTAATAAAAAGTGTAATATCATTGAGAGCAAATATGAAAATGGTGAGCTTAGTACTTATTGTAAATCTAATATTTGTACTAATTTCTCTAGTACTACTTTCAAAAATATTCAATTCTGAGGATATTTTATTTGGTGAAAAGAGAAACTTTAAGCTAATACAGAGTAGAAGCAGTATAAAAGAGGGAAGTATGCCAGGAATTAGCGACGGATTTATGGTATATGTATTGGCATTTATAAGCTTAATATACGTATCTCCTATACTAAATATGAAGCTTGGAATAATGGGGAATACTATAAATCAGTTCATTATGGCTATGATACCAGTATTAGTTGCAATATACATAAAGGCGGACTTCAAAAAATTATTTAGCATAAAAAAAATCAAACTAAAAGATATAATAAGAGCAGCATTAACTTGGTTTGTAGGAAGTTTAATAATGTCAATATTTGTGATGATATTATTAAAATTATTCCCAGATCAAATGAAGGTATCTGAGCAGTTAAATGAGATTATAAAATCTAGTGGAGGATTATTCACTCAGATAATATTATTTGCATTGGTACCTGCAATATGCGAAGAAACATTGTTTAGAGGATTTATATTATCTGCATTTAGAGATAAAAAAACTTTTGGACAGAAAAATGAAAAATATATTATGTTTGCTATTGTAGGAAGTGGTATATTATTCGGTATAATGCACTTAGACTTTATTAGAATAATACCGACTTCTATACTGGGAATGGTAATGGCATACAATGTATATAAATCAAAATCAATATTTACATCAGTTGGAATACACTTTTTCAACAATTTACTATCAGTTTTATCAGTAAACTTTGGAGTACAAGCAATGCTTCTCCTTACATAG